Proteins encoded within one genomic window of Phycisphaerae bacterium:
- a CDS encoding transaldolase has protein sequence MSRTGFGTELAERVAGFVREGFSPSFGQLNGTFGSHPLWRRLRELGTELWLDTGNIAEAEELWTREFSALTTNNTLLNKEVQSGVYDELIERAAKLLDEFPDLTDQERKLELAFILNARHGLRLVERFDAFVSVEEHTDLTHDVDGSVEYARRYHAICPERFYVKIPFSAAGLLATRKVAAEGIPVNHTLGFSGRQNYLIARIGRPAYVNVFLGRLNSVVADNKLGDGSYVGERATLTSQTFMVLLRQTQKVPSHQIGASLRQGRQVIDLAGIDVMTIPPKVAREFLAMGARPEDLTNRTGENYWPPLYEGVDPELVRLDTLWSVNDRLRACVDELEKQDLDRFTPDDLIDFLARHKQGDLLVRWAPEQIRTSAEEGKIPDLATWRDELKAKRIGLDTLMNLAGWNSFDADQRAMDQKVQDVLGHVGQR, from the coding sequence ATGTCGAGGACGGGGTTTGGGACGGAATTGGCGGAACGGGTGGCGGGGTTTGTGCGGGAGGGGTTTTCGCCGAGCTTCGGTCAGCTCAACGGGACGTTTGGGAGTCATCCGCTGTGGCGGCGGTTGCGGGAGTTGGGGACGGAGCTGTGGCTGGATACCGGGAACATCGCCGAAGCGGAGGAGCTCTGGACGCGGGAGTTCAGCGCGCTGACCACGAACAATACGCTGCTGAACAAGGAGGTCCAGAGCGGCGTCTACGACGAGCTGATCGAGCGTGCGGCGAAACTGCTGGATGAGTTTCCGGACCTGACGGATCAGGAGCGGAAGCTGGAGTTGGCGTTTATCCTCAACGCGCGTCACGGCCTGCGGCTGGTGGAGAGGTTTGACGCGTTCGTCTCGGTCGAGGAGCACACGGACCTGACGCACGACGTGGACGGGTCGGTGGAGTACGCCCGGCGGTACCATGCGATCTGTCCGGAGCGGTTCTACGTGAAGATTCCGTTCTCCGCGGCGGGTTTGCTGGCGACGCGAAAGGTGGCGGCGGAGGGGATTCCGGTGAACCACACGCTGGGTTTTTCGGGGCGTCAGAACTACCTGATCGCACGGATCGGGCGTCCGGCGTACGTGAACGTGTTCCTCGGGCGGCTCAACAGCGTGGTGGCCGACAACAAGCTGGGCGACGGCAGCTACGTGGGCGAGCGGGCGACGCTGACTTCCCAGACGTTCATGGTCCTGCTGCGGCAGACTCAGAAGGTGCCGTCGCACCAGATCGGGGCGAGCTTGCGGCAGGGGCGTCAGGTGATCGATCTGGCGGGGATCGACGTGATGACGATACCGCCGAAGGTGGCGCGGGAGTTCCTGGCGATGGGCGCTCGGCCGGAGGACCTGACGAACCGGACGGGCGAGAACTACTGGCCTCCGCTGTACGAGGGGGTCGATCCGGAGTTGGTCCGGCTGGACACGCTCTGGTCGGTCAACGACCGGCTGCGGGCGTGTGTGGACGAGTTGGAGAAGCAGGACCTGGACCGTTTCACGCCGGACGACCTGATCGACTTCCTGGCCCGGCACAAACAGGGCGACCTGCTGGTGCGGTGGGCGCCGGAGCAGATCCGGACCAGCGCCGAGGAGGGCAAGATTCCGGACCTGGCGACGTGGCGGGACGAGCTGAAGGCCAAGCGGATCGGGTTGGATACGCTGATGAACCTGGCGGGGTGGAACAGCTTCGACGCCGACCAGCGGGCGATGGACCAGAAGGTCCAGGACGTGCTTGGCCACGTCGGCCAGCGGTAG
- a CDS encoding nitroreductase, which produces MHVMEAIRYRRSVRQYCCKAIEKDVLERMRKALRYAPSACNHQPWRFIFVMDEGLRQQVARACREQMWMAEAPVIVAGCGRADEAYKKMGGYGSSVDVDVAIALDHLTLAAAAEGLGTCWIGAFDEAQVKQILGVPEEVKVVALTPLGYPKQAGLIAPVQQDRRKPEAEMIRIDRYDGESF; this is translated from the coding sequence ATGCACGTGATGGAAGCGATCCGATACCGTCGAAGCGTCCGGCAGTACTGCTGCAAAGCGATCGAGAAGGACGTACTGGAGCGGATGCGCAAGGCCCTGCGGTACGCCCCGTCGGCGTGCAACCATCAGCCGTGGCGGTTCATTTTCGTGATGGACGAAGGCTTGCGACAGCAGGTGGCGCGGGCGTGCCGTGAGCAGATGTGGATGGCGGAGGCCCCGGTGATCGTGGCCGGGTGCGGCCGGGCGGATGAGGCGTACAAGAAGATGGGTGGTTACGGCAGCAGCGTGGACGTGGACGTGGCGATCGCGCTGGACCACCTGACGCTGGCCGCGGCGGCGGAGGGATTGGGCACGTGTTGGATCGGTGCGTTCGACGAGGCGCAGGTCAAGCAGATACTGGGCGTGCCGGAGGAGGTGAAGGTGGTGGCGCTGACGCCGCTGGGCTATCCCAAGCAGGCCGGCCTGATCGCCCCGGTGCAGCAGGACCGGCGCAAACCCGAAGCGGAGATGATCCGGATCGACCGGTACGACGGCGAGAGCTTTTGA
- a CDS encoding DUF3147 family protein, with translation MQFALKLAISVVVIVAATQIGRRVPSLSGLIATMPLTGAIVLVWLWTDKPGDYGVMSGYAKGAFWGVWPSLLFFAGAYVAFRRGLPLSAVLGVSFGLWLAGAFVHQLFLRAS, from the coding sequence ATGCAGTTTGCCTTAAAGCTGGCGATCAGCGTGGTGGTAATCGTGGCGGCGACGCAGATCGGGCGGCGGGTGCCAAGCCTGTCGGGGCTGATTGCCACGATGCCGCTGACCGGGGCGATCGTGCTGGTGTGGCTGTGGACGGACAAACCGGGGGACTACGGGGTGATGTCCGGCTACGCGAAGGGGGCGTTCTGGGGCGTCTGGCCGAGTCTGCTGTTTTTTGCCGGGGCGTATGTGGCGTTTCGGCGCGGCTTGCCGCTTTCAGCGGTGCTGGGAGTGAGCTTTGGGCTGTGGTTGGCGGGGGCGTTTGTGCACCAGCTCTTCCTGCGGGCCTCGTGA
- a CDS encoding substrate-binding domain-containing protein, producing MPTATRHASRTRLRKHLEQQLMVLRPGEPLPPVRQLIESCGTSRARLEGLLAELSAEGLIERRPRQGIFKAAGAAGGSLVSMVDLVACGRTGDVRTEGTFSAELLEAVTTQASRRGMGVRLHQFWVGDRLADYEALAVRSDVRACLLLGLHIPELATLLNDQHIAWVSIFPQTQFALSRTVLDSPRIPEIHLRHLWGLGHRRIAYLDRLNEQAPSRAHRIRREAFYRLMAERGLRVAPHWVANGWFDEAACLAALEGIFSEPPHPTAIVAYDPHLSTIYRFLERRGLKIAEDVSVIGTDDLAITATLHPPATTVRNSRRIAAEIAMDMLDRILAGQEVNENREVPVELVVRQSTGRVRNC from the coding sequence ATGCCCACAGCTACGCGACACGCCTCGCGAACGAGGCTTCGAAAACACCTGGAGCAGCAGCTCATGGTCTTGCGGCCGGGTGAGCCGCTGCCGCCGGTTCGCCAGTTGATCGAGAGTTGCGGGACGAGTCGAGCCCGGCTTGAGGGGTTGCTGGCGGAGTTGTCGGCGGAGGGGCTGATCGAACGGCGGCCGCGTCAGGGCATCTTCAAAGCCGCCGGCGCCGCTGGCGGCAGCCTCGTCTCGATGGTCGATCTGGTCGCCTGCGGGCGGACCGGCGACGTGCGGACCGAGGGCACCTTCTCGGCTGAGCTGCTGGAGGCCGTCACCACCCAGGCCAGCCGGCGCGGCATGGGGGTCCGCCTCCACCAGTTCTGGGTCGGCGACCGCCTCGCCGACTACGAAGCCCTCGCCGTCCGCAGCGACGTGCGGGCGTGTCTGCTTCTGGGCCTGCACATTCCTGAACTGGCCACCCTCCTGAACGACCAGCACATCGCGTGGGTCTCGATCTTCCCTCAGACGCAGTTCGCCCTCAGCCGCACCGTTCTGGACTCCCCGAGAATCCCCGAGATCCACCTGCGACACCTGTGGGGACTCGGCCATCGCCGGATCGCCTACCTCGACCGCCTCAACGAGCAGGCTCCCTCGCGGGCCCACCGCATCCGGCGCGAAGCCTTCTACCGTCTGATGGCTGAGCGCGGCCTGCGGGTCGCCCCGCACTGGGTCGCCAACGGCTGGTTCGACGAAGCGGCGTGCCTGGCCGCTTTGGAAGGCATCTTCTCGGAGCCGCCGCATCCGACCGCCATCGTCGCCTACGATCCGCACCTCTCGACCATCTACCGATTCCTGGAACGCCGCGGCCTGAAGATCGCCGAAGACGTATCGGTGATCGGCACCGACGACCTGGCCATCACCGCCACGCTCCACCCGCCGGCCACCACCGTCCGCAACTCGCGCCGCATCGCCGCCGAGATCGCCATGGACATGCTCGATCGGATTCTCGCCGGCCAGGAGGTCAACGAGAACCGCGAGGTCCCGGTCGAACTGGTCGTCCGCCAATCGACCGGAAGGGTGAGGAATTGCTGA
- a CDS encoding prepilin-type N-terminal cleavage/methylation domain-containing protein encodes MKRRIAFSTNLKSEIRHSKSFTLIELLVVVAIIAVLVAILLPALTAARELSKSAFCQNNLRQLGWACQFYLEDNADRFPYAMDSSQSGWGWSGYWMRQLSDYIAVEQVQSSGVVIDGSTVLMCPSTQNPAYPQGDYKPGRLEYDRSRFGAVGYLHQLQNNPSYGLRYGEMTYPPSNAVWILDGRNDGAFFNAIVDVRSYTYIQNQISDRHRGFTNIVWLDWHVSPKPMEQVDRPDFRVKD; translated from the coding sequence ATGAAACGTCGGATTGCCTTTTCCACAAATTTGAAATCCGAAATTCGACATTCGAAATCATTCACGTTGATCGAGCTCCTGGTGGTGGTGGCGATCATTGCGGTTCTGGTGGCCATTCTGCTACCCGCCCTCACGGCCGCCAGGGAGCTGTCGAAGTCCGCTTTCTGTCAGAATAACCTGCGTCAACTCGGCTGGGCGTGCCAGTTCTATCTGGAGGACAACGCCGACCGTTTCCCCTACGCGATGGATTCCAGCCAGTCCGGCTGGGGATGGTCGGGCTACTGGATGCGACAGCTCTCCGATTACATCGCCGTCGAGCAGGTCCAGTCCAGCGGCGTGGTCATCGACGGGTCCACCGTCCTGATGTGCCCCTCGACCCAAAATCCCGCTTACCCGCAGGGCGACTACAAACCCGGGCGTCTCGAATACGACCGCAGCCGGTTCGGTGCGGTCGGCTATCTGCACCAGCTTCAGAACAACCCATCCTACGGCCTGCGCTACGGCGAGATGACCTACCCGCCCAGCAACGCCGTCTGGATCCTCGACGGCCGCAACGACGGCGCTTTCTTCAACGCGATCGTCGATGTGCGCAGCTACACCTACATACAGAACCAGATCAGCGACCGCCATCGCGGGTTCACCAACATCGTGTGGCTCGACTGGCACGTCTCGCCCAAACCGATGGAACAGGTCGACCGGCCGGACTTCCGCGTCAAAGACTGA